In Aquiflexum balticum DSM 16537, a single genomic region encodes these proteins:
- a CDS encoding PSD1 and planctomycete cytochrome C domain-containing protein → MKYFSPLIILLLFIFVACKQNTSSEISFGEGEQLSYNFHIRPILSDKCFACHGPDANKQEAGLRLDVPETAFAAMKESPGKFAIIPNDIDGSELYHRIVSTDPNELMPPPESNLSLTQEEIGLIKKWIEQGAQYEPHWAFVSPKKAALPKVKDEEWTRNEIDYFTLAKMNKLGLDPNDQAEKHELLKRVSLDLTGLPPTPEMISAFEKDNSPEAYEKALDKIMNLPTFGEKMAVLWMDISRYSDSYGYQDDNIRTQWPYRDWVIHAFNKNIPYDQFITWQLAGDMLPNATKEQILATAFNRNHKYTEEGGVIPEEYRVEYVLDKSNTFSKGILGITMECAQCHDHKYDPISQQNFYEMFAFFNNTPEKGYEGDVSQSKPAKTPILWIEREDINELLTFINHQDTSKLMVSVMEELDTLRTTYILNRGLYDARTTPVSPGTPESIFSFPDNLPKNRLGLAQWTVDKNNPLTARVFVNLMWQEIFGIGIVKSTGDFGMQGDLPSHPELLDWLAVDFMENDWDIKRLLKKIMTSATYMQSSKVTKKHLNTDPDNVYLARSPRLRLPAENIRDLVLASSGLLVPEIGGPSVKPYQPEGLWEAATSGRGELKTYKQDQGEKLYRRGLYTFIKLTSPPPMPIIFDGSNRDQCEVNRGRTNTPLQALVMMNDPLVMEASRVLASQLTEKESDPETAIEEAFKRILCRAPNPKEMEILSGYFEDELSRFSKDQESADALLRMGEYPIKEEKITPDTAAMMQVILAMYNLEEAITKI, encoded by the coding sequence ATGAAGTACTTCAGCCCACTAATCATATTACTTCTTTTCATATTTGTGGCTTGCAAACAAAATACTTCTTCAGAAATTTCATTTGGGGAAGGGGAACAGCTCAGCTACAATTTCCATATACGCCCGATACTTTCAGATAAGTGTTTTGCCTGTCACGGACCTGATGCCAACAAGCAGGAAGCAGGATTGAGGCTGGATGTTCCTGAAACTGCTTTTGCTGCAATGAAAGAAAGCCCTGGAAAATTCGCCATCATTCCCAATGATATCGACGGTTCCGAACTATACCACCGAATAGTCAGCACTGATCCCAATGAACTGATGCCTCCTCCTGAATCCAATCTGTCTTTGACCCAAGAAGAGATAGGATTGATCAAAAAGTGGATCGAACAGGGTGCACAATATGAACCACATTGGGCTTTTGTAAGTCCCAAAAAAGCAGCATTGCCCAAAGTCAAAGATGAAGAATGGACCAGAAATGAAATAGATTATTTCACTTTGGCCAAAATGAACAAATTGGGTCTGGATCCAAACGATCAGGCAGAAAAGCACGAATTGTTGAAAAGGGTCAGCCTTGACCTGACAGGCCTACCCCCTACCCCTGAAATGATCAGTGCTTTTGAAAAAGACAACAGCCCTGAGGCATATGAAAAAGCATTGGATAAAATCATGAACCTGCCCACCTTTGGAGAAAAGATGGCAGTCCTATGGATGGATATTTCAAGGTACTCCGATTCCTATGGCTATCAGGATGACAATATCCGTACCCAATGGCCCTACAGGGATTGGGTGATTCATGCATTCAACAAAAATATTCCCTACGACCAATTCATCACCTGGCAGTTGGCCGGGGATATGTTGCCAAATGCAACCAAAGAACAGATTTTAGCGACAGCTTTTAACAGAAATCATAAATATACCGAGGAAGGCGGTGTTATTCCAGAGGAGTACAGGGTGGAATATGTCCTGGACAAATCCAATACCTTCAGCAAAGGAATTCTTGGTATAACTATGGAATGTGCCCAATGCCATGACCATAAATACGATCCGATTTCCCAGCAAAACTTCTACGAGATGTTTGCCTTTTTCAATAATACTCCTGAAAAAGGATATGAAGGTGACGTCTCCCAATCAAAACCTGCCAAAACCCCGATCCTTTGGATTGAGAGAGAGGATATCAACGAACTCCTTACATTTATCAACCATCAGGATACGAGCAAACTCATGGTTTCCGTGATGGAAGAACTAGATACTTTGAGAACGACATACATCCTAAACCGTGGTTTGTATGATGCCCGAACTACTCCTGTCAGCCCAGGTACACCGGAAAGTATTTTTTCCTTTCCTGACAATCTGCCCAAAAACAGGTTGGGATTGGCGCAATGGACCGTGGACAAAAACAATCCGCTCACTGCCAGAGTATTTGTCAACCTGATGTGGCAGGAAATCTTCGGGATCGGCATTGTAAAATCCACGGGCGATTTTGGGATGCAGGGCGATCTTCCCTCCCATCCGGAGCTCTTAGATTGGCTTGCAGTAGATTTTATGGAAAATGATTGGGACATAAAGCGACTACTCAAAAAAATAATGACTTCGGCAACATACATGCAGTCATCTAAGGTTACCAAGAAGCATTTGAATACAGATCCTGACAATGTTTATTTGGCAAGGTCCCCAAGATTGAGGTTGCCTGCCGAGAATATCAGGGATTTGGTATTGGCGAGTTCGGGCCTGCTTGTACCTGAAATAGGTGGACCAAGTGTGAAACCTTACCAGCCGGAAGGACTTTGGGAAGCAGCCACATCCGGTAGAGGAGAACTCAAAACCTACAAACAGGACCAAGGAGAAAAGCTTTACAGAAGAGGTCTTTATACCTTTATCAAACTCACATCACCGCCTCCGATGCCGATCATATTTGATGGGTCAAACAGAGACCAGTGTGAAGTAAACAGAGGAAGGACCAATACGCCCCTTCAGGCCTTGGTCATGATGAACGATCCCTTGGTAATGGAAGCTTCACGGGTTTTGGCAAGTCAGCTAACTGAAAAAGAATCCGATCCTGAAACAGCCATAGAGGAAGCTTTCAAAAGAATCCTTTGCAGGGCCCCCAATCCTAAGGAAATGGAGATTCTTTCCGGATACTTTGAAGATGAATTATCGAGATTCAGTAAAGACCAGGAATCGGCTGATGCCTTATTGAGAATGGGTGAATACCCTATCAAAGAAGAAAAAATAACCCCGGACACTGCCGCTATGATGCAGGTGATTCTGGCGATGTATAACCTTGAAGAAGCAATAACAAAAATCTGA
- a CDS encoding DUF1501 domain-containing protein, giving the protein MEKEQSEFGLNENRRKFLSKVSLGIGSLALGSLLIPDLFKGKSGEDALMEALPHFAPKAKRVIYLFQNGAPSQLETFDYKPLLNQQIGQELPDSIRAGQRLTGMTAGQSSFPLVGSFFKFNQYGESRAWISEAFPHTAKVVDDICIIKSMHTEAINHDPALTFFQTGAQVGNRPSMGAWLSYGLGSENSNLPSFCVLLSRGKGNGQGVYSKLWTNGFLDSVHQGVQFSASEDPVLYLKDPKGMNREDRRRMLDKLAELNNMNYETFGDPEIQAKVQQYEMAFRMQTAVPEVTDIKSEPDSIIKMYGPDCLIPGTYAANCLLARKLSENGVRFVQLYHQGWDAHDNLPNQMVGQAKDVDQASAALISDLKQRGLLDETLVIWGGEFGRTNYCQGKIQVDNYGRDHHPRAFSIWMAGGGVKSGMVYGETDEFGYNIVENPVHVHDFQATILHLMGIDHERLTYKHLGRRYRLTDVHGKVVKDILV; this is encoded by the coding sequence ATGGAAAAAGAACAATCTGAATTTGGACTCAATGAAAACAGGAGAAAATTTCTTTCGAAGGTCAGCTTAGGTATTGGTAGCTTGGCTTTAGGTAGTCTGTTGATTCCTGATCTGTTCAAGGGAAAAAGCGGTGAGGATGCCCTGATGGAAGCTTTGCCCCATTTTGCCCCAAAAGCAAAACGTGTTATCTACCTTTTTCAAAACGGAGCACCATCCCAGTTGGAAACATTTGATTACAAGCCTTTGTTGAACCAGCAGATCGGACAAGAACTTCCCGACTCCATCCGAGCAGGACAGAGGCTGACAGGCATGACTGCAGGACAAAGCTCTTTTCCCTTAGTAGGTTCTTTCTTCAAGTTCAACCAATATGGAGAATCCCGAGCCTGGATTTCTGAGGCATTCCCCCATACCGCCAAAGTAGTGGATGATATCTGCATCATCAAGTCCATGCATACGGAAGCCATCAACCATGATCCTGCTTTGACTTTCTTCCAGACAGGCGCGCAAGTGGGAAACCGTCCCAGTATGGGAGCATGGCTGAGTTATGGTCTCGGAAGTGAAAACAGCAACCTACCCTCTTTTTGTGTGCTATTGAGCCGAGGAAAAGGAAACGGACAGGGAGTTTATTCCAAGCTATGGACCAACGGTTTTTTGGATTCCGTACATCAGGGTGTACAGTTTTCGGCAAGTGAAGATCCTGTCCTTTATCTCAAAGATCCAAAAGGGATGAACAGAGAGGACAGGAGACGGATGTTGGACAAGCTGGCCGAACTGAACAATATGAATTATGAGACTTTTGGAGATCCTGAAATACAGGCCAAAGTCCAACAATATGAAATGGCTTTCCGTATGCAGACGGCAGTGCCGGAAGTGACCGATATCAAATCAGAGCCCGACAGCATCATCAAAATGTACGGTCCGGATTGTTTGATTCCGGGTACTTATGCAGCCAACTGCCTTTTGGCGAGAAAATTATCAGAAAATGGGGTCCGTTTTGTACAGCTGTACCATCAGGGCTGGGATGCCCACGACAACCTGCCCAATCAGATGGTCGGCCAGGCAAAAGATGTGGATCAGGCTTCGGCAGCCCTTATCTCAGACCTTAAACAAAGAGGCTTGTTGGATGAAACTTTGGTGATTTGGGGTGGGGAATTTGGGAGGACAAACTACTGTCAGGGAAAAATACAGGTAGACAATTATGGACGTGACCACCATCCAAGGGCATTTTCCATTTGGATGGCAGGCGGGGGTGTGAAGTCAGGAATGGTTTATGGTGAAACAGATGAATTTGGATACAACATTGTGGAAAACCCGGTTCATGTCCATGACTTCCAGGCCACCATCTTGCATTTGATGGGAATTGACCATGAAAGACTTACTTACAAACACTTGGGAAGAAGGTATAGGTTGACCGATGTACACGGTAAAGTTGTAAAAGACATTTTGGTTTAA